In Glycine max cultivar Williams 82 chromosome 7, Glycine_max_v4.0, whole genome shotgun sequence, a single window of DNA contains:
- the LOC102669720 gene encoding homeobox protein knotted-1-like 7, with translation MEARQIGENGSGRKGVEESDVEIKENEEVLKKIIASHPLYEVLIQSHINCLKVGLSEAGEFDATSEAWNKLVNSKSKATPSPNTSELDHFMEAYCMALSKLREAIEEPTKETNAFIRATYLQLKELNELN, from the exons ATGGAAGCTAGACAAATTGGAGAAAATGGATCAGGGAGAAAGGGGGTCGAGGAAAGTGATGtagagatcaaagaaaatgaagagGTTTTAAAGAAGATTATTGCAAGTCATCCTTTGTATGAAGTTTTGATTCAATCCCACATCAACTGCTTGAAG GTGGGATTAAGCGAAGCTGGAGAGTTTGATGCAACAAGTGAGGCATGGAACAAGCTGGTTAACTCGAAGTCCAAAGCAACTCCAAGTCCAAACACTTCAGAGTTAGATCACTTCATG GAAGCGTATTGCATGGCACTGAGCAAGCTGAGGGAAGCGATAGAGGAACCAACAAAAGAAACCAATGCTTTCATCAGAGCTACGTATCTTCAACTAAAGGAACTCAATGAACTGAATTGA